GAAAGAGGTGCATGATCAAATTGTGTACCCTAGCTTATTGGGTTTAAAAAGCATGGGACAAAATTATTTAGGCTACAGTTGGTCAAATTTTATTGtggacattttttttttatataaattaagtTTATAAATGTGTTTCTAAATGTGTTCAATAAAAttaattagtttttttttattattaacgaaattatatttattttaattcaaATAAATTTTTTTgtgttattatttaatttaattatttgaaaatataaaattaaaaattgacTAGCATGCTCACTGACTTACTTTTCATTCTCTACTTTTTTAGACTCGTCCAATCACAAGTGACATGCAAATGACTTAGATCATAACTCCGCGTGATCTAATGACTTTCGTTAACGCACATTAAAATATTATGTGATTTATGTCACAACTCCATGTTCACGTGTTTTAAGGACTGTCTTTAACACAcagtaaatcattaatattataGGTATTTTATATTTAGTAGTTTGAAAATTACGGTTATCAAATTGTATGTTGTATGATACTTTATACAACGATCTCTATAACCTTTTGAGATGTTTTTAGAAAAATTTCTTAAATTAAATACATTTTCAATTTTCAATCAATATTAAGAAAATATCTGGACCAAAAATGAATGTAGAGTTTTGTAAGGGAAACAAAACAGAAATACAGCTGTCACTCTTTGTCTACCTTGACAACTAAATTGTGATCACCTCGAATAaactaattttatttttaaaaaagaaCAATAGATTAATTAAATCATTTTATTACTCCGTACTTTATACTCCAATTTTGTCACCTTGTTTCGATTTTAATCAAGCCCTAATTTGTCACACTTACATCCAACTTCATTTCTATTATGTTAAATCTCAATCAGAATTAAAGGTAATTAGCTCGATTGCATTGAACTATACCTGTTCTATATTTGTGTGATCATGATTTGCAACTTCTAAGTGTGAATTTTTTATGATCTCATACCTCACGATTGAAGTTATGAAGGTCTGATTTGATGAATTTTGAATCTGAATTGACTTCATTTTGATCATCTAAGTGATGATACACTTAATAATATTGAAGTTAAATTACGCTTGATTAACCTGTAGTTGGTTTCGAGTATTAATTTCAGATCTTGTTTGTACTTTGTTGAATTAAAATTGCGTTCCTGGAGTATTTAGTTtgcttatatatagttatatacacgTATTATGTGTTGTTAGGGTTATAAGTGGTGAAGACCAACTGAGTAAATGTCGAACATTTTTCGATTACTGCCAATTCAAGCTGCAATTTTATTTGTTGTGGACTTTGTTTGATGCATTTGATATTTATGAGATAGTTGGTGCCATGTTTAATGCACACGATAATCGTATGTCTTAGCTTTTAAGTGGCTGTGCAAGAACTTACATCTAGAGCTCTTGTGTAAGATTTTAGAAAATTTGTAATGCTTTGTATTCTAACTGATGATGCAAAACTGTGGTGTCTACTTGAGTGGAATTAAATTAGTTAGTCGACTAAATAGGTACTACTGATAGGGCTCGATAGAATCATTTATGTGAACACTGAAGTAATGAGATATAAAATATAACGGATGTAAGTATATAACTGAATGGTTGATCTCTTTTACTGTATTCGAATTGGTTTGGCACATGTGAAATATACATTTAAAAAATCAAATTTTTGGTGCAGTGTAGTGAAGAGTTTTAATTTTGATTGGATTGAGATCTAATGGCTGGAAGCTGGGATGGAAGTCGTGATTTTGGTAGCCAGTCTGATGACATTTTTCAATATGAAAGGCAACATATAGAGCCTATATATGATGCATTTATATGTCCTCTTTCAAAACAAATTATGAAAGACCCTGTTACCCTGGAAAATGGTCAAACTTATGAGCGAGAAGCTATTGAAAAGTGGTTTAATGAATGCAAAGAAAAAGGAAGAAAACTGGTTTGCCCTTTGACTTTAGAAGAATTAAAGACAATGGATATGAATCCAAGTATTGCGTTAAGGAACACAATTGAAGAATGGAATGCTAGGAATGAGGCCGTTCAGCTTGAATTGGCTCGCAAGTCCTTAACTCCTGGTTGTCCTGAAAGTGATGTTTTGCGGGCTTTAAGATTTATTCAACAACTGGCCACAAAAAATATTTCAAATAAGCATGTGATACGTAATGCTGAGCTCATACCCATAATTGTTGAAACGTTGAAGAGCACCAGTCGTAAAGTCAGGTTAAGAGCTCTTGAAACTCTTCGAATCGTagtagaagatgatgatgataataaggtAATTAAATAGTTGATATTTTACGATTCGTGTATATCGTGGAACCATTGTAGATAGAGGTGGCAAGATTTGAGATGGGGGAGAGGATGACTAGTCAAAATGGGTTCGTTTGACGTTGACCTTCAAACAATTTCTTTCCTTTTTTAGAAAACATTATCATTAGTAATTCATAATATAATCCTTATTTGATTCTTGGCCCATCAATGCTACTTTTAGCTGTAATAAAACATTATTATTTGTACATCATGTGTTATTGTTATTTTTGTGCTTCTCAGGAAATAATGGCCGAAGGAGATAAAGTGCGCACAATAGTCAAGTTTTTGTCTCATGAACAGTCTAAAGAAAGGGAAGAAGCTGTTTCATTGCTATTTGAGCTGTCCAAATCTGAGTCTTTGTGTGAAAAAATTGGTTCTGTAAATGGAGCAATACTTATTTTAGTTGGAATGACAAGCAGCAAATCAGAAAATCTTTCGATCGTTGAAAAGGCTGACAAAACTCTCGAAAATTTGGAGAAGAACGAGAATAATGTGAGGCAAATGGCTGAAAATGGCAGATTACAACCTCTTTTGACACTTCTTCTTGAAGGTACTTTCATCTATGGTTTCAGAATTTTAGTTGTTGCTAAGTTATTAATCAGTTATATGGAAATTTCCAGTTCATGATTCAATTTTTAGTCATCGAATAGTTCAGAACAAATATGTAAGTCCAGTTTAGGATTCAGTTTTTAGTCAATGATTGGTTCGTTGCTGTATGAAACATTAACTGGAATTGAGCTAAAAAAATGCCTTTTTATACCCTTTTAGGTTACGTTTGGAAATGTACGTGCAAACAGAACCGTTGTACTTCACACTTTATGTCTACATTGCTCATTGTTGCAAGTCTGAGTATTCACCTTTGCAAGGTTTAGATTTGGCCGACCACCACACTTATCAGtccattattttatattttgtaaatGATTACAGAAATACAGTATTAAAAAATAACATAATAAATTCTTTTAATCAAAGTAATATAGGATAGGATGTTGTAATCATTTGAATACGTGCTTAGTAACGATTGAACTGTTTAACCAGCTCAACCCATTTCATCCCTATCCTTTTGAGCTAATTTTTATGTTTTACCTATTTGACTTGCTGCTAATCAAATCGACCCGATCCCATATAAACGGGTTGAAATTCCCACCCACTTGTTAATCACTCATTCATAATATAAGATACTTTTGAAACTTTTACAGGTTCTCCCGAAGTTAAACTGTCTATGGCTTCATACCTTGGCGATTTGGCTCTTAGCAATGATGTTAAAGTCTACGTGGCACAGACCGTAGGTTCATCGTTAATCAACCTTGTGAAAAACGGCGACACGCAGTCTCGAGAAGCTGCCCTAAAAGCCCTAAATCAAGTCTCATCTTGTGAATCAAGTGCGAAAGTCTTAGTCGAACAAGGTATACTTTCTCCTCTAGTCAAACATCTCTTTGCGGGCCCTACCAATCTCCCATTGAGACTAAAAGAAGTAGCCGCCACAATCCTCGCCAATATAGTAACCGCTGAGTGTGATTTCGACTCTATCTCAGTTGGCCCGAACCACCAAACCCTCGTGTCCGAAGACATAATCCACAATCTACTTCAAATGATTAGCAACACGGGCCCGTCCATAGAATGCAAACTTCTACAAGTTCTCGTCGGGTTAACCAATTCTCCGATCACTGTTATTTCGGTGGCTGCAGCCATCAAAAGCTTGGGTGCCACCATCAGTTTGGTTCAGTTCATCGAGGCCCCACAAAAAGATCTGCGCATGGCTTCAATTAAACTTCTTCAAAATTTATCCACCCACATGGGCCAAGAATTAGTGGGCTCGTTATGCGGGTCAGCGGGCCAGCTCGGTAGTTTGTTTAAGGTAATAGGTGAGAATATTGCAAGCACCGAAGAGCAAGCGGCTGCGATCGGGATTATAGCCGAACTTCCGGAAATGGATATCGGGCTCACGAGACAAATGCTAGACGAAGGTTATTTTCAAATTGTGGTCTCGAGAATAAAAATGATACGACAAGGAGAGACTAGAAGAAGCCGGTTCGTGACTCCATATTTAGAAGGACTCGTGCGGGTCCTTTCGAGGATTACATTTGTTTTACCTAATGAGCCGAAAGCCATTTCGTTTAGCCGTGATAATGAACTAACGGCCTTATTCACCGAACTTATTCAAGCAAATGGGCTTGACAACGTGCAAATGGCTTCGGCTCTCGCGTTAGAGAATCTTTCACAAGAGTCGAAGAATTTAACAAAATTACCCGAATTGCCACCTCCGGGATTTTGTGGGTCAATCTTTCCTTGTCTAGGGAAACCGCCCGTGGTGACGGGTTTGTGCCGCGTTCATCGTGGGACGTGTACACAAAGAGATACGTTTTGTTTGATAGAAGGACAAGCGCTCGCACGATTAGTAGCATTACTAGATCATACAAACGACAAAGTTGTAGAAGCATCATTAGCGGCGTTATCCACTTTGTTGGATGACGGGGTGAATATCGAAGAAGGGGTTAGTGTTTTGTGTGAGGCGGAAGGAATAAAACCGATTCTTGATGTGTTACTCGAGAAACAAACGGAGAATTTAAGAAGACGGGCGGTTTGGATGGTGGAGAGACTATTACGGACCGAGGATATAGCATACGAAGTCTCGGGTGACCCGAATGTTAGTACAGCGCTTGTTGATGCATTTCAACATGGTGATTATCGAACCCGGCAAATTGCAGAACGGGCCTTGAAACATATCGATAAGATACCAAACTTCTCTGGTATCTTCCCCATTGTAGGATGAGATCCAAAAGTTTTGTGTCATTCAGACGGGGCCCATAGAGCGTAAGAAGGTACATAGTTATTGTAATTATGTTGTATTATAAACTATATCATCACAAGAAGTTAAGCTTCAAAGCGCACTAGCATCATATATTGGGGTGGAAAGAAAAGGTTGGAAACGGTGACGAGATAACCTTGTTAGGCCTCGTATATAAAAATACTCATCCTCCCTGGTAGCCGCAACAAAGGAAATCTTATCTGTTTACGTGTTTACTATAGAACTATAGTATAAAGGTGTTGTAATCGTATGTTGTGTCAATTGTATTTTACTTATTTCACGATGATCTGTGTATTTTATGTAGAGTTGTTGAATTCTTTAACGAGCAATTCTTGAGTGAAGACAATAAAGATTGTCTATTGTTTTCCGAATATGATCAATCTTTACCAGTGTTGTAAcaaattactcgccgatta
This genomic window from Rutidosis leptorrhynchoides isolate AG116_Rl617_1_P2 chromosome 2, CSIRO_AGI_Rlap_v1, whole genome shotgun sequence contains:
- the LOC139894535 gene encoding U-box domain-containing protein 44-like, whose product is MAGSWDGSRDFGSQSDDIFQYERQHIEPIYDAFICPLSKQIMKDPVTLENGQTYEREAIEKWFNECKEKGRKLVCPLTLEELKTMDMNPSIALRNTIEEWNARNEAVQLELARKSLTPGCPESDVLRALRFIQQLATKNISNKHVIRNAELIPIIVETLKSTSRKVRLRALETLRIVVEDDDDNKEIMAEGDKVRTIVKFLSHEQSKEREEAVSLLFELSKSESLCEKIGSVNGAILILVGMTSSKSENLSIVEKADKTLENLEKNENNVRQMAENGRLQPLLTLLLEGSPEVKLSMASYLGDLALSNDVKVYVAQTVGSSLINLVKNGDTQSREAALKALNQVSSCESSAKVLVEQGILSPLVKHLFAGPTNLPLRLKEVAATILANIVTAECDFDSISVGPNHQTLVSEDIIHNLLQMISNTGPSIECKLLQVLVGLTNSPITVISVAAAIKSLGATISLVQFIEAPQKDLRMASIKLLQNLSTHMGQELVGSLCGSAGQLGSLFKVIGENIASTEEQAAAIGIIAELPEMDIGLTRQMLDEGYFQIVVSRIKMIRQGETRRSRFVTPYLEGLVRVLSRITFVLPNEPKAISFSRDNELTALFTELIQANGLDNVQMASALALENLSQESKNLTKLPELPPPGFCGSIFPCLGKPPVVTGLCRVHRGTCTQRDTFCLIEGQALARLVALLDHTNDKVVEASLAALSTLLDDGVNIEEGVSVLCEAEGIKPILDVLLEKQTENLRRRAVWMVERLLRTEDIAYEVSGDPNVSTALVDAFQHGDYRTRQIAERALKHIDKIPNFSGIFPIVG